From Candidatus Binatia bacterium:
GTGGAGCACGTATACGGCGTCAGCGAGCTTTGCGACGTAGATGACTCGCCATTCGCCAAGGGCGTGCACGCGTATCTCCATGGCCCCGGGGCCGACCTCCTTGACGGGCTTCCAGTCCGTGGGCGCCAGCCCCTGCTGGACGAAACTGAGCTCAAACCCCGCCGCACGGCGAGCCTCGGAAGGGAAGTGTCTGAGGTCCTCGCGGCTGGAGCCGACGAACTCCAAGGGCTTCATGGTTGGGGAACTGTATACGGTCCTCGGCGGAATATCAACAAACTAGATATTTGCCCCCCAGCGGATCGTGACCCGTGCCCGCCACACCGCCGGGAGGACGGGACGGAGTCGGGACGTAGTTA
This genomic window contains:
- a CDS encoding type II toxin-antitoxin system RelE/ParE family toxin, which translates into the protein MKPLEFVGSSREDLRHFPSEARRAAGFELSFVQQGLAPTDWKPVKEVGPGAMEIRVHALGEWRVIYVAKLADAVYVLHAFEKKTRKTRQEDIELARRRYREIGGRR